TACGCCTTTCTCCTTGTTTGGGAGCGGCGTGGCCGAAAATAAAGAGGTGGCCATTAAGTCACCTAAGTTTGTGTTCAAGAAAGGCCTGATCCATGGCAACCAGGCGTCTATGGAGGTAGCCTCCGCTGACAAAACAACGCCGGCGCTCACCACCACAGACGTGTTCCTTGATTTCTACATGGATGAAGGGTATGCCCAGTACAGCACCGAAAAGAAAGGCGCCGTCTCTACGGAATTCCCCTTCGCCAAATACAAATCATCGCTTAGCTCGGGCCGGTGGGACTTCAAGTCAAGAAAACTGACGTTGACCGGTGACAAGGAAAGCACTTCAGATTCATACTTCTATTCCATGAAGTCCGGGCAGGATTCCCTGGCTTTCAAAGCCACCAAGGCGGTGTATGACTTCGGGAATTATACCTTGATGGCCTCCGGCGTGCCTTACATTCCGGTAGGTGACAGTTACTTGGTGCCAGATAGCGGCAAGGTGCAGTTCCTGAAAGACGCTGAACTCAGGACCTTCCGGAACGCCGGGCTCTTGATGGACTCCCTGCAGAAATACCACCAGCTCTCTAAAGGCGAAATTCACATTGATGACCGCATGGGCTTAACGGGTAACGCTATCTACAAATATACCAATGGTAGCGGAGACGCCTATAAGATCAAGTTCAACAAGTTTGCCTGGCAGCAACCAGAGGTTAGCAAAAGAGACGAACGCAACGGCGAAAAAGGCACCGCTTTCTGGTTAGCCGAGGCCACCGTGAAGCAGACAGATACCTTGTTCATCATCCCTAAAGTGCGGTACTACGGTGACCTGGCCCTGTCTTCCAATAAAAAGACGGTGAATTTTGACGGCTTCGCCAAACTCCTCTTCAAGGGCGCGGAGAGCGCAGACTGGTTCCCGTACGTTAGAAAAGACGTAGACCCCGAGGATGTACGCATTGAGGTGAAGAAACCGGCCTTAGCCGATGGCACGCCTCTTAAAACCGGTATCCACATCAATACCACCAACGGCAAGATCTACAACACCTTCGTCTCCAAAAAGCAGTTTGATGATGACCTCACCGTCTTTGACGTGGAAGGGCTGCTCTCCTTTGACAAGGAAACCAAGCAGTACAAACTGGGTGATGAGGGCCGGGCCTATGGCACGTCTTACACCGGTAACATGATGCAGTACAATGACGCCACCAAGCGCGTAACGTATGACGGGGAGTTCAACCTGATCAAGTCTGTGAAGGACTTCAAGTTGAAAGCCTCTGGAACTGGCGGCGGGCGCACAGACAGCAGCACCTATGAATTGGACACCTTTATGGCGTTTGACTTTGACGTGCCGTCCCAGGCCCTGGAAAGCATGGGCCAGAAAGTAGCCAAAGAATCGGGCGGCCTTGCCGAAGGCGTTGACCTCAACGATCCTACGCTGCTCTACAAACTGGCCGCCTTCATTGGTGACAAAGGCGTGGAAGACTTCAAGACCCAGACCCGCAACGGCTACGTGCATTTCTCCAAGATATCGCCTAAGCTCATCCACTCCCTGGTGTTGAATAAGGTGAAACTGAAATGGAATACCAAAACCAATGCCTGGCACAGTGTGGGGCAAATAAGTGTTGCCGGTATTGACAAGACAGACATTAACGCCAAGATCACGGGCTATGTAGAGATCAAGCGCGGGGCGTCCAGTGATGTGGTGTCTATGTACCTGGAGGTGAATCCGTACATCTGGTATTACTTCCACTTCTATGAAGGCGGCCTGGGCATGACCTCGTCAGATGGGGCGTTCAACGCGGCAGTGTCTTCCAAGTCAAAAGGGCAGGGCATAGCCGGTTCTTACTCTTTCTACCCTATTGAAGATATTGACAAGATGGAGTTTGTGAACTACTTCCGGAAAACCTACCTGGGGCTGGCACCTACCAAGGCCGCACCGCAACCCGCCAACAATACCTTTGATACCTTTGGCGAGGAAGACAGCAAGAAAGGCAAGAAGAAGAAAAAAGGCGACGAGGTAACAGACGCCGGTTTTGGCGTGCCACCGGTTACTACTCAGGAGGAAGAATCCAAGTCTAAGAAAAAGAAGAAGAAAGGCGAAGGCGGGACAGACATTGACCCTGTTAAAAACTAATCTGCCTTAGGCTGGTAACTCCTGCCAAACCACGCTCTTGCATTGCGCATCCCGTTTCGGGGCTACTTTTCAGAAAGTAGCCCCGAAACGGGATGTTGCTTTAAGAGCCATGGGGGCTTCTCCATTGCTGGTGGGTTTTTGCTATATTTGAAGAAATATATTTATCTGTCAGGAAAGGGCGCCGGCACACAAACTTGCCCGTAAAAGGAAGAAAAAAAGCAATGGACATAGTTATGATTGGCGGGATAGTTCTGTTGGCCTATTTGATAGGGTCTATCCCCACGGCGGTTTGGGTGGGCAAATCTTTCTACGGCATTGACGTGCGCCAGCACGGGAGCGGCAACGCCGGGGCCACCAATACCTTTAGGGTGCTGGGCAAGAAGCCGGGTACCATTGTCATGCTGGTAGATATCTTCAAGGGCTGGTTGGCTAGCTCACTGGCGGGCCTTTTGGTCAACTGGGGCGCTATCTCCCCGGACCACCTTATTCAATTTAAATTACTACTGGGGGTGGTGGCCGTTTTGGGGCACATCTTTCCGGTATACGTGGGCTTTAAGGGCGGCAAGGGTGTGGCCACGCTCATGGGCATGGTGCTGGCGGTAGACCTGCCGGTAGCGCTGCTGTGCCTGGGCATCTTTGTGGTAGTGCTGCTGCTGACCAAGTATGTGTCTCTGAGCTCAATGCTGGCGGCCATCTCGTTTCCCTTGCTGCTGTTGCTGCCTATGTTCCGGCCAGAAGACCCGCTGCTGCTGGTGTTTGGCGTGTTGATTGCCCTCATGGTGGTGCTCACGCACAAGAAAAACATTGACCGGCTGCTACGCGGGGTAGAAAGCAAGGCCAACATCAATCCGTTCAAGAGCAAGTAACGTTTCATCTAAGGACCATCCTCCTGATACCCGCTGTGGCTTCAAAAGCTGTTTTAGGGCCCTTTTC
This Rufibacter radiotolerans DNA region includes the following protein-coding sequences:
- the plsY gene encoding glycerol-3-phosphate 1-O-acyltransferase PlsY — its product is MDIVMIGGIVLLAYLIGSIPTAVWVGKSFYGIDVRQHGSGNAGATNTFRVLGKKPGTIVMLVDIFKGWLASSLAGLLVNWGAISPDHLIQFKLLLGVVAVLGHIFPVYVGFKGGKGVATLMGMVLAVDLPVALLCLGIFVVVLLLTKYVSLSSMLAAISFPLLLLLPMFRPEDPLLLVFGVLIALMVVLTHKKNIDRLLRGVESKANINPFKSK